The Lycium barbarum isolate Lr01 chromosome 4, ASM1917538v2, whole genome shotgun sequence nucleotide sequence AAATAATTATCAAGACATAGTTATTCTCTTCTTGAAATTCTACTAATACTTTTACTAATCAAATTTGCATCTTTGTAGTTAATAGTTAAGAATACATATATGATTGTTGTTTCTGTTTATAGGTAACTTGTTTTGGAATTAGAGAAAAATGACAAGCTAAAATCAATGTTGACCAAGCTAAGGTGCAGTTTGAGACCGTGAAAGGCGAGAAAGAAGACTATGGCTCTTTGGATCTAAAAACGAGATGGTCTCATGGAAGAATTGTGTGTTGTAAATATTTTGAAATTGAAATATAGAATTGTGTAATTTGAACTTGTATtggaatataaatatatatatatatatatatatatatatatatatatatatatatatatatatatatgaattcttAGCTACGTTATAAAGTTCTTGCTCTTCCATTTGTAACAATAAATTTTTTGACTTCGCAACTAAAGATATAAATAATTGCCACGTACAATAAATTTGTGAGTTCATAACTAAATGTATATATAATATCCACATGAAAATATAGTTTTACTTTTCGTAGCAAAATGAAGAAAAACTTTAACTATAAATCTATGTAAATCGTGGCAAGAGGTATGGATTTTTAGCTACAATATGAAAATATTTGGGGCAAATACTTCAATTCATAGCTATGAAATTTTTAATTCGTAGCTAAATACGAATGCTATTGCCACGAGATTAAGCTATCTAAACAGCCACAAAATTTGAGTTTGCGAGGCAAATAAATTAAATCTTTTGCTACAATATAATATTTTGTGGCTACAATATGAAGATAGATACAACTTTTATCTGTCATGGCAAAAGAATAAAATTATTTGCTATAAGTATATATATCGTGgcaaatttttttttatcatcacAGCTACGACACAAAAAAGTTCGTAGCAAAAAGTATCAATCCATAGCCACGGACCATGTAAAGTCCGTAGCTAATCTTTAGCTACGCTACATTTTGCTACGAATGCTACGGACAAAAACaatttgtggctaaagtgtttagCCACGAAATTTTTTATGTTTAGCTACATTGTATTTCGTAGCTATAGAGGCATAATGTCGTAGTGGATGTCATGGAAAAGATTAGTGATCCCGCAAAATATGCTTatacatatttgagtcttttatgAGAAATATATTAAATTTGTTAAATTATATATTTCCTtaagaatttattatagacaCTTAAAGAATATAATTATCATGTCAATCAAATTCTATAATATAGGcttaattattgaattaaaatattttttttataatactattTATTATTTGTTGATGTTAATTACCAATTATCATTTCCTATTTACAAATTTCTTCGTCCGATTATagataaagttttttattttctcCTGTAATTTTGTGTCGTACATGCTGGCAAAAACAAGTAATTAACAAAGATTTCACTTAAGGTAAGATTAGGTTTAAAATCAAAAGAATAAATACAAATAGACTATCTTtgttaaatatacttaaaaatgaATCGAAATTGTAAATTATAGTCCGAAGTATGTTAGTTAACTATGCAAATTTTACATGCAAACACTTTCAACATAAAACTTATCTAATACTATATTAAAAGAAGAGCTTTATAGTTATAAAAACACTGTAGTTAAAGAAACCAAACAGTAATAATACTAAACAATTGCAAAAAGTGGAGtatattttttacctttttaatattaaaatattttgcaaaataccGTATAATCAAAGACAAAATAGTTAAATTCAACATGAAAAAATTATTACAATGTGAATTTCATAAAATTATTTActaaattaagaaaaagaaaaagatgttattttttaacatgcatcttttggaaggaaaatgaaagcttaaagtaagaaaaatttaattttatggacttttcaatattttttttcgTGTGTTTAATTTGAGAAAACATCTAcaaaatatcttgtaatatcaagggtcttaattatttatatttatttataagttaactttattgatttcatcataTAACATTAGTTTTTTGCAgtaaatatttttgacattaattgaatattgtaatattttttggtaaaaaataagtaagtttaattcaaaaaacaaatgaaattaatttaacaCATGAAAACCCGAATTTGGATCATTGGAGATTTTAGTCTAAAAATATTTAAGTAAAATAGCAATTAGAAAAGccaatatttgatttttttaattttttctaatatataaactaaaaaaatGTTTTCCCTTAACATTCGGATAGAAGTCTATTGAAAGTATCAAATTGATGTTAGAAAAACAAAGGAACAATAGAAAAAACAAATTTACAAAATATCTACAAATTGAATTTTGTAAGATCGGTTTGGGTCCAGGCTTAACACGGGCCAAATGACACTAGTAGAAggataaaagaaaaatgaaaacctTACAACAAATAGACTTTTATATTGTGAATTACAAAATCAAGCGTATATTATGAAATACAAAAAGGTAACTTATTTCAAGATACTAATCAATTCCACTTATTACATAACCATAACAACAAAGAGTTACCACACACTGGAATTATTCTTACATGAGAAATTCATAGCTAGTTGTTCATTTAGGACATTGGAAGCCAGATGGAACTTTTTTGCCACAAGCACTGAGAAGAAGGCTTAGGGAAATAGGGACATTAAGGTTGATTCCAAGAATATTTGCTTTAATGGCAGTGCATAAACAAAGAGCAGCATCAAGATCAACAAGTCCTTGAATGAGAGAACAGCAAGGTTTCTTTGATGGATTTCCAATTACAACTCCAAGTAAATTGCCAAGAACATTAGCACAAACACCTAATTTGAGAGTATCAATAGAGCACTTGCCTTTGGAGCCGGGGCTCGGGGTTGGTTTTGGAGTTGGCTTTGGCGTTGGTTTAGTACCATCGCAAGTGTCACATGCACTCacaagagagaaaaaaagaatGTTTACAAGAAGAAAGAGAGCAAGGCAGGTGGTTTTCTTAGAAGCCATTTTCTACTAACTTCAGTAGTTTTAAGTAGATTTTGGGTTTGGTAGATATTGAAATGATATAGAAGGTGAGTATTTATAGAATGCAAAATTAAGCATCATTGTCAAGAGAAATAAAAATCACGTCGGAAGGTTGAAAATGAGAATAAGAGAAATAGTGTAAAAGGAATATTACTAAatatatttgaaaaaaataaaataaaataaaattagaaaaGTTACATTAACTTGTAATTACACATTGTAATTACCATCAATCATCACTTCCTCTTGGAAAttgaagagtgtaattacaccctttCAATAACATTCAACTTCATGCTGACTTGGTCAGACAAACATACAAAACTGTATAATTACACCCAACTACACACAAATCCAATTCTTAGGTGACTTTCCAAACAGACTCCTAATATAAATTAAGTTGCTGAAACCATGTGTCCCCAAGGTTACGTTTTAGCTGGCATCACAAGCAAAGATTACTCAATTCTCCTtgaatggttttttttttctcttaaaccgaaagattttatttatatattaagGTTCGTCCATAGACATACATAAAGGAACTGATCCATATGAAACAGTTCCACAAGCATCTCTATCAAGAGTAGTAGTTACAAAAGAAGGAGATGCTTCAAAAACATAAAAATTGTTTCTTTCCATATCAGGTCTCATAGACTTCCTTCCGTATTCCGCCAGCAGATCTGCAACCATATTAGTTTCCGGGGATGTGGCGCAGCGACAGGTTCCCCAGTTAAAGTAGAAGTGACCTGCAATTGGTGAAGATATTTGAGGTTAATAAAGTATTACCATTCATAGAATTTAATAATACCTACGAATCAGTCTTTACCATTAATGGCAAGAAATTTTTTGATCGAGCTAATTTTAGTCCATGTAGCAATACTAGCAATTCTGCATGAAGAGCAGATCCAACTTTTATGTTGCATTAACCCATGATCCACGATCCTAGATGATCACGGAAGACTCCTCCTGTGCCTCCTCCATTTCCAGAAGTGGACTCAAATGATCCTGAATGTATTATTAACATGACGTGTTGCAAATTTCCACGTTCCTCTCTAATAAAGTCTACATCTATGTACAAAAGATAAGAGAAGGAAATTATATTGGAAGAGAAATATGCATATTTGAGATGAAAGTGTAACTACTCTACCAATGTGTCACCAGTACTTACACTGCTAAAAAGCAGGAATTAACGACAAAAAATCCAAATAATAAAAATCGATTGCTAATCTTATTTAATAATTAAGTAGTGAGGAATTATTAAAAAGATCCTGGTAATCTATTTAGCAACATATTAACAACAAATtccgtatcttttttttttctttttttttttttaccaaaaaacCATTCATCCGGGCTTTCACTTCCCGGGTGATGGGGGGTTTGGCAAGACCCCTACCGCGTCTATTGAATTCCAAAAATACAACAGTTACAGTTAAATAGAGGGGGACATAAGGCCTTACCTCCGTAATGTTTTTAGGACATGAGCAAACCTATCTTATGAAATTTGATGATCTAACAGATCTTACAATGAAATCGTAATGCATTGAAACAGTGATTAGTTAATGCATTCTAAGGAATAACACTATCAAGGAGGATTAAATTGCCAAGTAGCATTCTTCTTAACTCTCCTCCGAAAAGAAGGGAAATCTAATTTATTCATCCTGAGGGGACCTCTAATAGCATTTGGCAGGTCACATTCTTGCAAAAACATTATTGGAACCTGATTTTGGGCAGCGTGTTTGGCTAGAGAGTCCGCAACTTCATTTGCTTCCCTATAACAGTGCTTGAAGGTAATGTTCCTCTGTAGAGCTTTTGACTGTATATCTTCAATTATGCCCTGAAGCTTCCAAGGAGGTCTGATGATGCCATTGATCATTTGGACCACTATCATGGAGTCTAGTTCCACTTCTAAGGCTTCAAATTGATGGTTGACACACCACGAAATGCCTATTAAAGCAGCCTTTGCTTCACTATAGTTGTTAGTGCATAATTGAGTAGGATAGGAAAATGCCATAATCATATTTCCAATTCCATTTCTAACAATACCCCCAGCTCCAGCTTTGTTATGATTCTTCATGTAACTTCCATCCGTGTTGAGCTTCCAAGCGTTGCCTAATGGTTTGATCCATTTGATCATTTTGCTTGTGATCACTGCCTTGAAATTTTCTGCCATCAGACAAACTTTGCTCCAATTCCAGGTGTAGTCTATAAATTTGAATTTTTTCCGGAAGGCCACCTTGATCTGAAACAGAGATTGAAAACAAATATTAGAGGCAGTAATCTTTTTATTCTCAAACTTTCTGGTGCATCTTGCTGTCCAAATTTCCCAACAAACTATCACTGGGGTGATTAGTAAAAGAAATTTGTGAACAATGTTTCTAGGTTGTTGTCTCCACCACTGCCAAATGATTGCCTGAACAGTGTTTCCTGTAATATTTAGTCCTAGAGGGCTGGTGATCATGGTCCAAGTTTGCTTGGCCAATTCACTAGCTGCAAATACATGATCTCCTGTTTCAAGACAAGCTaccctacaacaacaacaactaggaCCCTTGTTAATGTTAAATCTTGACAGAGATGCATCAAGAGGAAGATTATTCATGAGAAGCTTCCACATAAAGAAAGAAATCTTGAAAGGAATTTCTTTGATCCAGATATAGTTATAAATGGGATCAGCCATGTTTTTGTTTCTAAGGAATTCAAAGGCTGTTGAACAGGTAAAAAAACCATTAGTGCTTAACTTCCAAATAGCTTTATCTTTCTGTCCTTCCTGACCTATTGGAATACTTTTGATTAAATTCAGAATATCCAAAGGTATGAAAGGATCATGATTATCTAGCCCCCATTGCTGGTTCTGTATGAAATGTTTCACTTTAACATTGCCAGGTTTGGGGATTGGGTTAATCATCTGATAAAGGGACCCTTGCAGAGTCCAATTATCCCACCAGAAAAGTACATTACCAGGATTGATCTTCCAATTAATGTTGATGTCCATTTTGTCCCTGATATGTAgtagaagagagaaaaaaaaaaaaaaaacaaattccgTATctaattcatattttctgtaCTATAAATAAAACATTAATTTTATGAATCACAAATAGTATATAGATTCATATAGCCAAATACAAAAGTAAACGGAGGAATTCGAATTGGTTTTCGATTGCCCCATCCCCCACCCTGAAGTCTCTCCTCTTCTGTTTGTACCACTAAAGTCTTTGTTAACATGAGTTAGACTTATGTTACATCTTTTACTGCATTATTTTTTGTCGTGCTTGGATCGAAAGCTTGAATAGGATAGATTATTATCTGCCTTATGATGTAAAACAAGGTACGGTTTTATGTCCCCCTTCATGATTGTAATTTTCCTTACTATTTATTTACGTGGTAGGGTTTTGCCAAACCCTCCATCATTACAGGAGGTGAAAGCGTGAATAGCTTTTGGTTAACAAAGCTATATTTGACCACATTacctatattatattaaaagcactAAGGGTTTAGAAATGTTGtttgaactttttgcccttcattaaaagactctaaTAAACAAAATAGTCATTAACTATTTGCCTAATATTTAGGACTTTCAAGTCAACTAAAATTTAAGTTAATAAATCTTTTCTTATACAAATTGGGTAGCAAGAAATAATATTTAGAACTTTAAACTTAATTATGATTTACCTTAAAAAAAGTTAAGATTTACCTTATATAAATGATATAATATTAATAGTTTTAGAATTGCTCCCACGTTGAATTTATGTAAACTAGATAGCAATGTACTAAATTCAATTTGTTCAAATTGATTATGTGGTAGAAACGTAAAATATAAATCTCAAAGGCAACTCTTCCATTAAATATtctataataaaaaaataattttttttagaaCTTTACCTTT carries:
- the LOC132638147 gene encoding 14 kDa proline-rich protein DC2.15-like; the protein is MASKKTTCLALFLLVNILFFSLVSACDTCDGTKPTPKPTPKPTPSPGSKGKCSIDTLKLGVCANVLGNLLGVVIGNPSKKPCCSLIQGLVDLDAALCLCTAIKANILGINLNVPISLSLLLSACGKKVPSGFQCPK